The stretch of DNA GAACGAACTAAATCATCAAGTGCTCTCATTACTTCTTCTACAGGGGTCATGAAATCCCAGGCATGGAGCCATAGTAAATCAATGTAATCTGTCTGAAGCTGCTTTAAACTCTTTTCAACGGATTGTACAAGATTTTTCCGATGGTTTCCGCCGCCATTCGGATCGTTAGGGCGAGTGTTGAGTGTATATTTTGTTGCCACAACAAACTGCTCTCGTTGCTCTTTGATAAACTCTCCCACATATTTCTCACTGGTTCCATTCGTATAATTTACTGCCGTATCGATAAAATTCCCGCCTGCTTCTACGAATGCTTGAAAGATTTTTTGACTTTCTTCCTTTGAGGCACCAAAACCCCAATCTTCACCAAACGTCATTGTTCCTAATGCTAACTCTGATACTCTCAAACCGCTTTTGCCTAGTAATTTATACTCCATGAAACAGCCCTCTTTTCTAAAAAAATTAATATGAAGCTTTTAACTGTTCTACTAATTTTTCCGCGCTTTCTCGAACTTGTTCGCTAGTTAGGAAACGGACACCTTGTGCTGTATATGTTGGCAAAAAGCGCATTCCTGTCAGGTTTGCAGTCGCTTGGAATGGCTTCGTTAACTCACTCATGCTGTAGTGATTATAGCCGCCCGCTTGATAGGCAGCTTCAGGTCCGCCAGTTGAAATCGCCAGCATAAATTCTTTTCCACGTAATTTCGTTCCTTCTGATCCATATGCCCATCCGTAAGTGAGAACAACATCCTGCCACTCCTTTAATAGAGAAGGACTGCTGTACCAGTAGAATGGGAACTGGAAAAC from Bacillus sp. SLBN-46 encodes:
- a CDS encoding NAD(P)H-dependent oxidoreductase, translating into MKTLVIVAHPNLKNSVINKMWADRLHQEKDITVHELYAAYPDGKIDVAHEQKLLLEHDRIVFQFPFYWYSSPSLLKEWQDVVLTYGWAYGSEGTKLRGKEFMLAISTGGPEAAYQAGGYNHYSMSELTKPFQATANLTGMRFLPTYTAQGVRFLTSEQVRESAEKLVEQLKASY